The region TGACAGACTTACACCATCTGAACCGCTTAAAAATCTTTTTGCAAGGAAGTTTTCGAAATTCACAATTAATCAATTTTTCACCGTAAAAATAGGAAAAGTTTCGCGTGAACTTACAATCTATAACGTCAATTATTCATAGAGCAGGACTAACTTAAGTGGCTAATGCTACATTATACATCAATATTTTGGTAATAATATTTTAGGAATTACCCGTAAATTATTCTGCAATTCTTGCATTTTGGTGGTAAATAGTTTCATTTGGTCGATTCTGCGAAAACCCACTTAATTTCCGATCAATTCTCCAGCTATCTTGCATCCGAAAATTCTTAATTATTAACCAACCTAAACTTTTTTATTTATGAAAACAAGAAAAATGATTGCCTTAGCATTTGTTGCTTTGATGGCTGGTGTTATTTTCCAAAGTTGCTCCAAAGACAACGATGTGGTTAAAGAAACTCAAGAAGCTACATGGAGCGTACGTCCTGATTTTGCAACTCTTGATACCAGACCTGCAGATGTTATTGCGCAATCACAGGTTACTGAAAAAGATGCTACTCCTGCAAAACTAGACGAAAACACCCCAAAAGGTGCTAAGTACGCATTAGTAATTGGTATTTCTGACTATTCAGGAACTGCAAATGACCTTACATACTGCGATGACGATGCAACCGATTGGAAAGCTCGCTTACAAACCGAAGGTTACACCGTAACCTCTTTGTTGAATACTGCTGCTACAAAAAGCGCTATTCAATCTGCTTTAAAAACTCTTGCAAGCAAGGCTATTGCTGGTAATGAAATAACATTAGTTTATTCTGGCCATGGTAGCAGTGGAAGTATTGTTACAACTGATCTTTACTACATCAGCAGCTCTTACTTTAAAACAACCTTCTCAACTGCAAAGAGTACAAAAATGTTCTTTACTTTTGATGCTTGCCAAATTGGTGCTATGGCTACTGCCCTAAACGCAAATGGTAGAGTTATTGCCGTTGCTTCAAATAAAACCATTTATTCTTATGATGGTGATGCCACCATGAAGAATGGTGTTTTCACATACTACCAAATGAAAGGTTTTGACTCTATGGGTTACATCTATGCTGAACCCGATTTCCAATATGCATGCGACCAAATGCTTGCTTGGGCTAAGAAAGCAAGAGTAAGAGTTGCTCCTTCATATGTTGATTCTTACACAGGAAATTTTGATTTATAGTATCATCCCATAAAAAAATAAAAAGTGCTGCCTGTAGGGGCAGCACTTTTTCGTAAGTGACATCCCTTTTTCTCTTCTTACTCTGTCTGAGAAAGTCAATAAATCAATAAAATGAATTGCCTTTCTGCTTGGGTTTAGGTATATTTGATTTATTCAAAAAAATGTATTGCCATGAAAAATATTGCGATAATTATTCTATCGATAATTCTTTTTGCATGCAAGCAAAACAATAGAGAAATAGATGAACAGCAACTGCTAGGGACTTGGGAAACCATAGAGGGTTTTGATTTTGAAGAAATAACATTTAGCGTTGATGACGACGAAAGAATCGTGGATTTAGTTTTTGGACAAAAGGCAAGTGTTGGTAGTTGGAAAATACAGGATAACAATCTTATTGTTGAAGGCCCCTATGATACCTTAACCTTTACCGATGTCCAATTTATAGCCGACACCTTAATTCTGGTACAAAAAAACGGAGTTAATTCCGTTTTTATCAGACTGGCCGATAGTAAATGTGATGCTAAAGAAATGCTGCAATCGCTAAAGAATATATCCAAAGTTGAATTTTCAGAAATTGCCGATACAATTCTGGAAGATGACACCAAAGCTTACTACATGTATATTCCTGTAAATGTTAAAGGCGACTTTTCGGCACTGGGTAAGGCAATTGCCCCGTTGGTTAACGAATTGCCCAATTCTGGGTTTGAACTGGATAACGAATTGATTACCGAAATTCAAACGGGTTACTTTTTCGAAAACTATAAACTGATTGTAACAAATCAATTCATCTCTCCCCTTCCAAACTCCGAGGAAGAATTAACGGAAAACAAAGATGAATCCGGAATTTATAAAGCGATTATTATTTGCTACTGCCAATAATCTTGTAAATAGTCTACACCGCAAATATTTCTTTTATTTTCGACCAAAATCTGCAGGAATCTCACCCCATACTGATGTTTCCCATTTTAAGATGGGATTTTCCCACTTATTGGTTTGCAACCACATTTCGGCACGTTGAATCAATTCGAAAAGAATTGCATTGCGAGGCGTTTGAACTAATTTTGTGTTGGCATTTTTTCGCCTAACCCACGATATTGCCGTTACCGAATCAGTATAAACAGGAATTTTACTACCCTGCTTTTGCAAAAAAGCTAATCCATGTACTATTGCCAAAAACTCACCAATATTATTGGTTCCATCAGGAAAAGGCCCCTGTCTGAAAATTTCCTTTC is a window of Tenuifilaceae bacterium CYCD DNA encoding:
- a CDS encoding ribonuclease H; the encoded protein is MAKKNSFYVVWAGLNPGIYDSWERCEEQIKGFNSAKFKGFPTREAAEKAFSISYGQYMKLNTAQEARMQIGGNVSKPVYPSLAVDAAWSTASGDMEYRGVDAHSGKEIFRQGPFPDGTNNIGEFLAIVHGLAFLQKQGSKIPVYTDSVTAISWVRRKNANTKLVQTPRNAILFELIQRAEMWLQTNKWENPILKWETSVWGEIPADFGRK